In Parasegetibacter sp. NRK P23, a single genomic region encodes these proteins:
- a CDS encoding response regulator transcription factor, with amino-acid sequence MKINILITEDHEMYLEGLALLLNKQEHFSVSGTFHNGTQLLEHLPDENAHLLLLDVHLPDIEAETLLKQIRVKQPDIRILYLTMMRGTRNVHKLIRHGIGGYILKNAPIAELCEAIATVANGGSYFSKEIDVSDGNDDFRQTITVNDVKIDDILTKREIEVLKLVCKEYSNSEIADKLFLSVGTVETHRKNIIAKLGVNNTVGLVKYALRNKLID; translated from the coding sequence ATGAAGATCAATATTCTGATTACCGAAGACCACGAAATGTACCTGGAAGGACTGGCCCTGTTGCTGAACAAACAGGAGCACTTCTCCGTTTCCGGCACCTTCCACAATGGCACCCAATTGCTGGAGCACCTGCCGGATGAAAACGCGCACCTGCTGCTACTTGATGTACACCTCCCGGATATTGAAGCCGAAACTTTATTAAAGCAGATCCGCGTTAAGCAGCCCGACATACGCATTCTCTACCTCACCATGATGCGTGGCACCCGTAACGTTCACAAACTGATCAGGCATGGAATAGGAGGTTATATTTTAAAGAATGCCCCCATTGCTGAATTGTGCGAGGCCATTGCAACCGTTGCCAATGGCGGCAGCTATTTCAGCAAGGAAATAGACGTTTCCGACGGGAACGACGACTTCCGCCAAACCATCACGGTAAACGATGTGAAGATCGATGATATCCTCACCAAAAGGGAAATAGAAGTACTGAAGCTCGTTTGCAAAGAATACAGCAATTCAGAAATCGCCGACAAGCTCTTTCTGAGTGTAGGCACTGTTGAAACACACCGGAAAAACATCATCGCCAAACTAGGGGTAAACAACACCGTTGGACTGGTGAAATACGCACTCCGAAACAAGCTAATAGATTGA
- a CDS encoding ATP-binding protein: protein MLTSRWFIAVLLLIAAQQKSLAQKDTGYLKALYDRALDFDESKLDSLLSCADYIEKTGAEINFPAAKVLALRLKGIYQEYSEEYDEAANSYLRTLEESRKLQNTDYESAALSDLAILYSRLKQPVKAMEMYRKSLDISRARGELGGLITAYSNIGALHNQVNRYDSALHYLSYAQELSRQVNGYIELSTLYNNLGNVHFKSGNLDSALYYFRTNLSQHILENDESGLWIDYLNIADVFIEKEQFDSALHYANNSLKMAITLHSRTKEADSYAILAKYYERKHSYPEAFTYLQKWYSLDTALVNSETNRRIADLQEKYNAQKRENDNRKLTADLFVNKQRQRYIWLLAFAFLLIAVVAGFAFITKRRANKHLARTNALILEKNEKLAILNQEKNALISIVSHDLSSPFVNVMMWGQLLQINAENLTEEQHTAVKRILTSAAKGEQLIRNILDVEKAETNGHLLHLEKNDMEQVLLKVLEEYKARAEKKNISLVFTRSGNDFSLLTDAYLVTRIMENLLSNAIKFSNPDTSVKIHLEKTENDRVRITVEDEGVGIPEEELPYLFTKYSRISSTPTGGEHSTGLGLSIVKRLVEELNGTISCTSKEGAGTAFHVTL, encoded by the coding sequence ATGCTTACCTCCAGGTGGTTCATCGCCGTCCTTTTACTGATCGCCGCACAACAGAAGAGTCTGGCGCAGAAAGACACGGGGTACCTCAAAGCGCTGTACGACCGCGCACTGGATTTTGATGAGAGCAAACTGGACTCACTGTTATCCTGCGCAGATTATATCGAAAAAACAGGCGCCGAAATAAACTTCCCGGCAGCAAAGGTACTGGCCCTGCGGCTCAAAGGCATCTACCAGGAATATTCAGAAGAATACGATGAAGCCGCCAACAGCTACCTGCGCACACTCGAAGAATCCCGGAAACTCCAAAATACCGATTACGAAAGCGCCGCCCTCAGCGACCTGGCCATTCTCTACTCCAGACTGAAGCAACCCGTAAAGGCCATGGAGATGTACCGGAAAAGCCTGGATATCTCAAGGGCGCGGGGAGAACTTGGTGGTCTCATCACCGCTTACAGCAATATCGGCGCACTACACAACCAGGTGAACAGATACGACAGCGCCCTCCACTACCTTTCTTACGCGCAGGAACTTTCTCGTCAGGTGAATGGCTATATCGAATTGTCGACCCTTTACAACAACCTTGGGAACGTTCATTTCAAATCAGGCAACCTTGACTCAGCCCTGTACTATTTCAGAACGAACCTCTCCCAGCATATCCTGGAAAACGACGAAAGCGGCCTCTGGATCGACTACCTGAACATCGCGGATGTATTCATCGAAAAGGAACAGTTCGACTCCGCGCTTCATTACGCGAACAACTCCCTGAAAATGGCGATCACACTCCATTCCAGGACAAAAGAAGCCGACAGCTACGCCATCCTCGCCAAATACTACGAAAGGAAACACAGTTACCCCGAAGCTTTTACCTACCTCCAGAAATGGTACAGCCTTGATACGGCCCTCGTGAACAGTGAAACCAACCGCAGGATAGCCGATCTCCAGGAAAAATACAATGCGCAGAAAAGAGAAAACGACAACCGCAAACTGACCGCCGACCTCTTCGTTAATAAACAAAGGCAACGTTACATCTGGCTGCTGGCCTTCGCTTTCCTGCTCATTGCCGTGGTGGCCGGCTTTGCCTTCATCACCAAAAGAAGGGCCAACAAGCACCTCGCCCGCACCAATGCGCTTATCCTCGAAAAAAACGAAAAACTCGCCATCCTGAACCAGGAAAAAAACGCGCTCATCAGCATCGTTTCGCACGACCTGAGCAGTCCGTTCGTAAACGTGATGATGTGGGGACAACTACTTCAGATCAACGCAGAAAATCTGACGGAGGAGCAACACACCGCGGTAAAGCGCATCCTCACCTCCGCCGCAAAAGGCGAACAACTGATCCGAAACATCCTTGACGTGGAAAAAGCGGAAACCAACGGCCATCTCCTGCACCTAGAAAAGAACGATATGGAACAGGTGCTGCTGAAAGTACTGGAAGAATACAAAGCCAGGGCGGAAAAAAAGAATATCTCACTGGTGTTCACCCGGTCGGGCAATGATTTCTCCTTACTTACCGACGCGTATCTTGTCACCAGGATCATGGAGAACCTTTTGTCGAACGCGATCAAATTCAGTAACCCTGACACTTCAGTGAAGATACACCTGGAAAAAACGGAAAATGATCGTGTGCGCATCACCGTTGAAGATGAAGGTGTGGGCATTCCGGAGGAAGAGCTGCCTTATCTGTTCACCAAATACAGCCGCATTTCCTCTACGCCAACCGGTGGGGAGCACTCAACCGGCCTGGGGCTTTCCATTGTAAAAAGATTGGTGGAAGAACTCAACGGTACCATCAGCTGCACCAGCAAAGAAGGCGCTGGCACAGCATTTCACGTCACTTTATAA